Within the Poecilia reticulata strain Guanapo linkage group LG13, Guppy_female_1.0+MT, whole genome shotgun sequence genome, the region AATCTATAGAACAAGggacaggaggagggtcttagtaaTGTCAATCAATCGCGTGTACACGCTGATCATACCATCGCTCTTGCTATGTGCTAGCAAGAGCGACGTGGGTTTTCTCCACAACCGAGGCCGtcgtgaatgctaaggctagttagcatagccacagatgacggcagataaacagtttttctggaaTCTAAGTTGTTTCTGACATTTACAGCTTTgcacaataataattttacGAGTTTTGGTATCTTTTTCCTTCTGTAGCTGTAGAGGAAACTGTTCATCTGAGCTCAGCACCttcaacaaacatttaatggcttttatgatgaaaagaacatttttctcaaacaaattttaatgtcttattgttattttaatcagCAGACACAAAATGGCTCAAGATTGGagtaaaaaataagtttcatttattcaagtttatttgGTACAGAAATGATTAGTTTCTAACTAATCATTTTATGTTACTAATAAAAAagtacaatcaaaacaaactgaagaacatgagattgaagaaaaatattttaaagaaacaactaATGGAGGAACATTTGAGTTGAAGcaattttcctttaattttctgcaaaatttctgtttttcttttctttttcagcaaaCTTGCGGAAAGATTAAACTTCTCAAGTTCAATCTAAAAAATTCCGAATTTTATCTGGcaaatttgcaacttttcaaacataattttttcttttctagaaaatttctgagatttccTCCTTTGCTTCTGCCTACAGAAGCCCGTACTGTGCGCCTCTTTGAGTTGGTCCGTCATGTAAAACTCTCTGGATGTGACGAACTGTGAGCACCGTGAGGTTTTAGTTGCGCTCTTTGAGCTTTAGTTTGATCTTGGAGTGCAGACGAATAAAGGAAGCGGACGTACAGGAAGCGTGAACCACTTCAGAGGAAGCTGTGGGCTACAGCGATGAGAGAAGGCGTCAGCACACTCAGCAGTTGTAGAGGAAGCGAAGGCGGGCAGCGCGCAGCGGCAGCGCAGTGATCCAGTAAGAAGAGGGGCGACTTCGATTCGGACGGGAAGTAGCAGACCGGCTTATCGTTCAGTTTTTCTCTATTTACTTTAACCCAGTTGCACAAATAGAAAATATCGACACTTGTGCAGTTCCACATATTGTCAGAGAGGTAGATGAGTGTAAGCTTCTTTAGAGGCTTCAGAGTCTTTGTCTCTAAAGAACGGAGCCGGTTGGACTTCAGGCTCAGCTCCTGAAGGTCTTTGAGCTTCTGAAACAGACGAGGATTGAGGCAACTCAGCTTGTTTCCGTGCAGGTTCAGCTCCCTGAGCTTCGGCAGCGGGTGGAAGAGCTCGGGCGGTAAACTCTCCAGGCTGttgttctgcagcagcagcgtgtGGAGGCTGCCCAGGTCCTGGAAGGCGTTGTAGTGGACGCTGTGGAGCAGGTTGAAGCTCAGAATCAGGTTCTTCAGGTGGATCAACCCTTTGAAAGCGTCTGAAGACAACTCCGAGAGGTTACTGTGGCCCAGATCCAGCGTCACAAGTTTCCCAAGAGCAGTGAAAAGATTTGAGGGAAGCTTAGCCAACTGGTTTCCGTccagtttcaagtcttttaacCTGGAAAGATCCCTGAACTGGTCTGGATGTAGAGATGAAATACGGTTGTTGGACAGATCCACTCTGGTTACTTTTGGTAAACCGTCAAACAACGACTGGTGGAGGAAAGTGATGCGGTTGGATTGCAGGTGAAGCTCTTTGAGCGCATGCAGCTTGTGGAAAAGCTCCTCTGGAAGTAGCGTCAGGGCGTTGTGGGCCAGCTGAAGGTTCTGCAGAGACGACATGTTGGCGAACAGAGCTGGGTGGAGCTCCAGGATGTGGTTGTGAGACAGTTGCAGGTCTTGAAGTTTGTGCGATGTGGCGAAAACCTCCGGCGGCAGAGTTGAGATCTGGTTTCCGTCCAGCTGCAGATCCGACAGGCTGATCAAACTCCTGAAAACGTCCGGCGGGAGTTCTGTCAGTCGGTTCCTGTAGAGGTCCAGAAACCTGAGCTTGGCCAGGTCTTTGAAAACTTCGCTTGGGAGAGAGGAGAGCCGGTTCCGACTCAGGTCCAGATCAGTCAGGTTGTTCAGGCCTGATAGCGATCTGTCCGACAGATCCGTCAGGTTGTTGCTCGTCAAATGGAGGTGATCCAGTTCGGTCAGGGCGGAGAAGGAATCGGCTGGAATGGTGACCAGCTGGTTTCCACTCAGATCCAGATGTTTCAAACCAGCCGCTCCTCTGAAACTCCCATCCTCCACTTTTACTATCCGGTTGTTGGACAAATCCAACTTTCTCAACATGGCGGAGCTCCTGAAGACGCCGCTCTCTATTTCCCTCAACCTGTTGAAGTTCAGGTGGAGCTCTGTGAGGCCGACGACGTCGTCCAGAACCTCCGCCTGCAGCGTTTCGATCCGGTTGTGGCTCAGGATCAGCGTCTTCAGATTGGCCAACCCGTAAAGGAACCCTGGGGTCAGACGATGGATGTGGTTCTTACTCAGGTCCAAGAAGACGAGGGCGGGGCAGTTCAGGAACTGGGCCGAATGCAGAGACGACAGGTCGTTGTcgcgcagcagcagcttggTCAGGTTGGTCATACTGGGCCAAACCGGGTTCAGGGAGGCATCTAGCTGGTTCTGGGTCATGTCCAGGACCTGGAGGTCACACAGAGGAGGTCAGAGATGCTTTCAGCAATAAAAGACTAAATTCTACATTCATCATTTGGGATATTGGAAGTAGTAAAGTCCTAAcaggagaataaagtcacaaagtTACGAATATAAAGTCCAAATATTGTGAATAAAGTTGTATTACTCAAATAATCATAATTATGTGAGTAAAGTCAATACTTTACCAGAGGAGCTATAGTAAGAcaagaataaagatgcaatattACAACAAGAAGTAATAATACAAGAGTAAAATTGTTATGTGATAATCTAGTAATACGAGAATAAATctgtaataatacaagaatagtTGTAATTACAAGGATAATGCTGTATTATGGGAATAGGTAAAGTACGCatataaagtcgtaatattagtAGAATAGTCATGATAATACAGAGTAAAGTACTAATACTGTAAGAATGTCTTAATATGggaaaagttgaaataatacaagaataaagttgatcATTCGAGAATAAATGTGTAATAACAGGAGAATAAGGTTGTGGTAATATGGTAATAATACTATAGTTGTAACAACACTAAAGTTATATTACGAGAATATAGTAATAACACGATAATAAATCGACAAATACAAGAATTACATAATACAAGATTAGTCATAATTGTACCATCATAAAGTCgtcataatttgaaaataaaattgtaactATGGGAAatactacaaaaaataaagaggaatgttgagcatcttgtgaagataaacatttaacacatgAGCATCAGATTATTATCagtaacagaaacaaataatcaaaactgaGTTTATGTCAAATAAAACCACTCAGACTAAAATCTGATCACATCAGGCCTGAATAACCATCaaattgttttatctttaaaacgACTTTCTTCTTTTAGTATTGTGTCTTAATCGTCAAGCTacgattttattcttgtaattaaagaaaaatataacaaaacacaGGATTGATTTTAAAGGCCACGGAAAAAGCATAACTTTCTTTAAAAGTCgttttaaaccaaaaaacacattttatctaCATTTTCACAAGTAACAATCAGCTGATCCTGGTTTCAGGAGATTTTATCATCAGAAAGAAATAAggtgataaaaatctgaaaagtgtggtgtgcttcTTTTGTAAATCAGCCTCCTGCAGGTggtggtgtccaaactttttaaaaatgctacataattTTACCtgattaaaagtatttttaattaaaatgccagaaaaacaatttcaacgCTGAACAATTTCCTAATTTGttggtgaaaatataatttttagtttattacctgcaacaaaaatgaaactatCTTTGAAAACCATTTAACTTTAATTAGACCATTTGAGTGGATTTGTGGTTCTGgttactaaaaataaactgggctgataaaataaaaacacctaaaaatgATCTGCAATTTAGGAATTCATCCATTCCTAAATTGTATCTAGGGGGCCACACAGAACCACTCCacgggccacaaatggccccctggcctcactttggacacccctgtccaagaaaatgtatctttgattgaattaaaattcctttttttttgttaattgcCTCGATATGACATTTGTTTAGAGTTGGtgtgtaaataaactgaattgaacacATTGAGAAAACACCAGTGAACTTAACAACTAGGGCTTTATGTGTGTCAGCTGGTTTCACAAGCTTATGCTTTCTATGCCTGttcagaggcagcagcagcgtttAACCAACAACCCACAGCGCGTTGCATGTGTCAGCAACCTGCAGCATGCAGCTGCGTACCTGCAGCTCATTCAGCCCGTTCTCGGGTATTTCCTTGATGTTGTTGTTCAAGATGAAGAGCTTCAGCGTTCCGGCGGGCAGCGGCGGTATCTGGGCCAGGCCTTTGTCCCGGCAGTCAGCCGTGGTCAGGTTGTCGAAGCAGCGGCAGGCGGGCGGGCAGAGGTCCGACGCCCGCGCCAAGAGGCCCAGAGAGGCCAGCGTTAGCGCTGCTAGCATCATCAGCTGCAGCAAAAcgcagaaaaacattcaaattcaaacatGGTCCT harbors:
- the LOC103475163 gene encoding insulin-like growth factor-binding protein complex acid labile subunit; this translates as MFFCVLLQLMMLAALTLASLGLLARASDLCPPACRCFDNLTTADCRDKGLAQIPPLPAGTLKLFILNNNIKEIPENGLNELQVLDMTQNQLDASLNPVWPSMTNLTKLLLRDNDLSSLHSAQFLNCPALVFLDLSKNHIHRLTPGFLYGLANLKTLILSHNRIETLQAEVLDDVVGLTELHLNFNRLREIESGVFRSSAMLRKLDLSNNRIVKVEDGSFRGAAGLKHLDLSGNQLVTIPADSFSALTELDHLHLTSNNLTDLSDRSLSGLNNLTDLDLSRNRLSSLPSEVFKDLAKLRFLDLYRNRLTELPPDVFRSLISLSDLQLDGNQISTLPPEVFATSHKLQDLQLSHNHILELHPALFANMSSLQNLQLAHNALTLLPEELFHKLHALKELHLQSNRITFLHQSLFDGLPKVTRVDLSNNRISSLHPDQFRDLSRLKDLKLDGNQLAKLPSNLFTALGKLVTLDLGHSNLSELSSDAFKGLIHLKNLILSFNLLHSVHYNAFQDLGSLHTLLLQNNSLESLPPELFHPLPKLRELNLHGNKLSCLNPRLFQKLKDLQELSLKSNRLRSLETKTLKPLKKLTLIYLSDNMWNCTSVDIFYLCNWVKVNREKLNDKPVCYFPSESKSPLFLLDHCAAAARCPPSLPLQLLSVLTPSLIAVAHSFL